In Devosia beringensis, a single window of DNA contains:
- a CDS encoding winged helix-turn-helix domain-containing protein, whose protein sequence is MHALPKAPLTLDPARARQLWLAAQRLDSFAPFGAGPEAVRAAIAHLGYVQIDTINVIERCHHHILFARLPDYRRADLVAAQSADKSVFEYWTHALSYVPAADLPFFLPAMQAYRLKPSAWYGSVTPAEVSKMVRRLRAEGPLSIRDIDDDVLVDKDHPWASRKPSKRVLEMMFYQGRVTVAARQGMLKTYDLIERHFDWTTKPKPATTRQIIAYKLDRALRSQGLVSLDSICHLDAPSKPLVRELIESRVRARKLVPLRLAGQDKPSHWAAPETLDAPAGAPPDLVHILSPFDPLIIQRKRLKLFFGYDHLFEAYLPAAKRQLGYFALPVLMGDKIIAALDLKTDRSAGKLLIQQATWLHDVGAEGRLAVDQALGRFERFQLGD, encoded by the coding sequence ATGCACGCCTTGCCCAAAGCCCCCCTCACCCTCGATCCCGCCCGCGCCCGTCAGCTCTGGCTGGCCGCCCAGCGGCTCGACAGTTTTGCCCCCTTCGGCGCCGGGCCCGAGGCGGTGCGCGCCGCCATTGCCCATCTGGGCTATGTGCAGATCGACACCATCAATGTCATCGAGCGCTGCCACCATCATATACTCTTTGCCCGGCTGCCCGATTATCGCCGCGCCGATCTGGTCGCCGCCCAGTCCGCCGACAAGTCGGTATTCGAATACTGGACCCATGCCCTGAGCTATGTGCCCGCGGCCGATCTGCCGTTTTTCCTGCCCGCCATGCAGGCCTATCGCCTCAAGCCGAGCGCCTGGTACGGCTCGGTCACCCCGGCCGAGGTCAGCAAGATGGTCAGGCGCCTGCGCGCCGAGGGCCCGCTGTCGATCCGCGATATCGATGACGATGTCCTGGTCGACAAGGACCATCCCTGGGCCAGCCGCAAGCCGAGCAAGCGGGTGCTCGAGATGATGTTCTATCAGGGCCGCGTCACCGTCGCCGCCCGCCAGGGCATGCTCAAGACCTATGACCTGATCGAGCGCCACTTCGACTGGACGACAAAACCAAAGCCGGCCACTACCCGCCAGATCATTGCCTATAAGCTCGATCGCGCCCTGCGAAGCCAGGGCCTGGTGAGTCTCGATTCCATCTGCCACCTCGATGCGCCCAGCAAGCCCCTGGTGCGCGAACTGATCGAGAGCCGCGTCCGCGCCAGAAAGCTCGTGCCGCTGCGCCTGGCCGGTCAGGACAAGCCCAGCCACTGGGCCGCGCCGGAAACGCTCGACGCGCCCGCCGGCGCCCCGCCCGACCTGGTGCATATCCTCTCGCCCTTTGATCCGCTGATCATCCAGCGCAAGCGGCTCAAGCTCTTCTTCGGCTATGACCACCTCTTCGAGGCCTATCTGCCCGCCGCCAAGCGCCAACTCGGCTATTTCGCCCTGCCGGTGCTCATGGGCGACAAGATCATTGCCGCCCTCGACCTCAAGACCGACCGCAGCGCCGGCAAGCTGCTGATCCAGCAGGCCACCTGGCTGCACGATGTCGGCGCCGAGGGCAGGCTCGCGGTGGACCAAGCGCTGGGCCGGTTCGAGCGGTTTCAGTTGGGCGATTGA
- a CDS encoding TIGR02300 family protein has protein sequence MASSDRGTKRTDPETGKKFYDLNLDPVVSPYTGKSYPRAYFEQVVATPKAVAKAVKPVPVDEDEIEDEVEDDVAAPEIVSLEEADAEEAGDEDIPETDDVDVEVEDDLGDDDADTFLEEDEDEDDDIGFDVNTDDEP, from the coding sequence ATGGCCAGTTCCGATCGCGGCACCAAGCGCACCGACCCCGAAACGGGCAAGAAATTCTACGACCTCAACCTCGACCCCGTGGTCTCGCCCTATACCGGCAAGAGCTATCCGCGCGCCTATTTCGAGCAGGTCGTTGCTACCCCCAAGGCGGTTGCCAAGGCGGTCAAGCCCGTTCCGGTAGATGAAGACGAGATCGAGGACGAGGTCGAGGACGACGTCGCCGCCCCCGAGATCGTTTCGCTCGAGGAAGCCGACGCCGAGGAAGCCGGCGACGAGGATATTCCAGAGACCGATGATGTCGACGTCGAGGTCGAGGACGATCTGGGCGATGACGATGCCGATACCTTCCTCGAGGAAGACGAAGACGAGGACGACGACATCGGTTTTGACGTCAACACCGACGACGAGCCTTGA
- a CDS encoding 3-phosphoshikimate 1-carboxyvinyltransferase, with product MTDTKTNASLLTAHGADPLSGRFVTPGDTAISQRALLLAALSVGSSKIRGVRASQAVLATAAALGQLGVRIEMNGPDWQVHGLGVLGLLAPDGPLQAGPGASNLALLAGLLAPYDMTVLFSPPPALEDGTATTLEPLPPALLDGLGALGARVEPQEDGGLKLVGACLPVPLRLDLEQPDETSKSALLLAGLQVAGESAIHERVATHDHGEKLLAAFGADINVTPDEGDSEGVTIRLNGLPALQPLGISVPGDPSAAAFAIVAALIIKGSELVVANVLINPLRTGLIDTLLEMGGDIQFINQRETAGEHIADLRVRSSWLKGIRISERHGRALLDDIAPLAIAAAFAQGETVINGLGGRNTVQDSRLKALVAGLRTNKVGATLSAESLSLVGDGKVAGGSKVDSQGDGSLAMSFAVLGLASRHKVTIKGAEAIADSFPDFVAAMSAAGGKFPPTKTSKT from the coding sequence ATGACCGATACAAAGACCAATGCAAGCCTGCTGACCGCCCACGGCGCCGACCCGCTGAGCGGGCGCTTCGTGACACCCGGCGACACCGCCATTTCGCAGCGCGCCCTGCTGCTGGCGGCGCTCAGCGTAGGCAGCAGCAAGATCCGCGGCGTGCGTGCCTCCCAGGCCGTGCTGGCGACGGCGGCGGCGCTGGGCCAGCTGGGCGTGCGCATCGAGATGAACGGGCCGGACTGGCAGGTGCATGGGCTGGGCGTGCTCGGCCTGCTGGCGCCCGACGGGCCGCTGCAGGCAGGGCCGGGGGCCAGCAACCTGGCGCTGCTGGCGGGCCTCCTGGCGCCCTATGACATGACGGTGCTGTTCAGCCCGCCGCCGGCGCTGGAAGACGGCACGGCGACGACGCTCGAGCCCCTGCCACCGGCACTGCTGGACGGGCTGGGGGCGCTGGGCGCAAGGGTCGAGCCGCAGGAAGATGGCGGGCTCAAACTGGTGGGCGCCTGCCTGCCGGTGCCGCTGCGGCTTGATCTCGAGCAACCCGACGAGACCAGCAAGAGCGCGCTGCTGCTGGCGGGATTGCAGGTAGCCGGCGAGAGCGCCATCCACGAGCGGGTGGCCACGCATGACCATGGCGAAAAGCTGCTGGCCGCCTTTGGCGCCGATATCAACGTGACGCCGGACGAGGGCGACAGCGAGGGCGTGACGATCAGGCTGAATGGCCTGCCGGCGCTGCAGCCGCTGGGCATCAGCGTGCCCGGCGACCCCTCGGCGGCCGCCTTTGCCATTGTCGCGGCGCTGATCATCAAGGGGAGCGAGCTGGTGGTGGCCAATGTGCTGATCAACCCGCTACGCACCGGACTGATCGATACGCTGCTGGAAATGGGCGGGGATATCCAGTTCATCAACCAGCGCGAAACCGCGGGCGAACACATAGCCGACCTGCGGGTGCGATCGAGCTGGCTCAAGGGCATCCGCATCAGCGAGCGCCATGGCCGGGCCCTGCTCGACGATATCGCGCCGCTGGCCATTGCCGCGGCCTTTGCCCAGGGCGAGACGGTGATCAACGGGCTGGGCGGGCGCAACACCGTCCAGGACAGCCGTCTCAAGGCCCTGGTGGCCGGGCTGCGGACCAACAAGGTGGGCGCGACGCTGAGCGCGGAGAGCCTCAGCCTGGTCGGGGACGGCAAGGTGGCGGGCGGCAGCAAGGTCGACAGCCAGGGCGATGGCTCGCTGGCCATGAGCTTTGCCGTGCTCGGACTGGCCAGCCGCCACAAGGTGACCATCAAGGGCGCCGAGGCCATTGCCGACAGCTTTCCCGATTTCGTGGCCGCCATGAGCGCCGCCGGCGGCAAGTTTCCGCCGACCAAGACCTCCAAGACGTGA
- a CDS encoding (d)CMP kinase yields MIIAVDGPAASGKGTLAEGLARHYGLPHLDTGLLYRAVGWAVRESIDAPDFEARAIAAAQALDAAHLADLAALTSGEAGIFASKVAVIGPVRAAMRDYQRDFAHQPGGAVLDGRDIGTVICPEADAKLFIMADSKVRMERRARQLEKRGLVVDRYALYHQIEERDARDMANPFGGFYKADDAHLLDTTLLGIEAALRAAIAIVDGTQAHKAGL; encoded by the coding sequence ATGATCATTGCCGTGGACGGGCCTGCCGCATCGGGCAAGGGCACGCTGGCCGAAGGCCTGGCGCGCCATTATGGCCTGCCGCATCTCGATACCGGGCTGCTCTATCGCGCGGTGGGCTGGGCGGTGCGCGAGAGCATCGACGCACCCGATTTCGAGGCGCGGGCGATTGCGGCGGCGCAGGCGCTGGATGCCGCGCATCTGGCCGACCTGGCGGCGCTGACCAGCGGGGAGGCGGGCATCTTTGCCAGCAAGGTGGCGGTGATCGGGCCGGTTCGCGCGGCAATGCGGGACTATCAGCGCGACTTTGCCCACCAGCCCGGCGGGGCGGTGCTGGACGGGCGCGATATCGGCACGGTGATCTGCCCGGAGGCCGATGCCAAGCTGTTCATCATGGCCGACAGCAAGGTGCGCATGGAACGGCGGGCCCGGCAGCTGGAAAAGCGGGGCCTCGTGGTTGACCGCTATGCGCTCTATCACCAGATAGAAGAGCGCGACGCCCGCGACATGGCCAACCCCTTTGGCGGGTTCTACAAGGCGGACGACGCGCACTTGCTCGATACGACGCTTCTGGGTATAGAGGCGGCACTGCGCGCAGCCATCGCGATTGTCGATGGGACCCAAGCGCACAAGGCAGGGCTCTAG
- the rpsA gene encoding 30S ribosomal protein S1 produces MDSFVDNEPLEGAVVKGTVVAIEKDLAIIDVGLKTEGRIPLKEFGAAGRDGLIKVGSIVEVYVDRVENAAGEAVLSREKARREESWVKLEVMYNNNERVEGTIFNQVKGGFTVDLEGAVAFLPRSQVDIRPIRDIAPLMNVPQPFQILKMDKRRGNIVVSRRAILEESRAEQRSEIVQQLEEGQVVDGVVKNITDYGAFVDLGGIDGLLHVTDIAWRRVNHPSEVLTIGETIKVQIVRINHESHRISLGMKQLQSDPWEGIEAKYPIEAKFTGRVTNITDYGAFVELEPGIEGLIHVSEMSWTKKNVHPGKIVSTSQEVEVVVLEVDPDKRRISLGLKQTLANPWESFAEKFPVGAVIEGEVKNKTEFGLFIGLDGDVDGMVHLSDLDWQKSGEIALEDYNRGDMVSAKVLDVDVEKERISLGIKQLSAGEASAATADTAEPGGIRKNAIVTGTVTEVNEGGIEVRIADTDVTAFIRRADLSRDRNDQRPERFSKGEKVDARVTQYDRKTGRIQLSIKALEIAEEKEAVANYGSSASGASLGDILGAALKDREKE; encoded by the coding sequence ATGGATTCGTTCGTCGATAACGAGCCGCTTGAAGGCGCCGTCGTCAAGGGCACCGTGGTCGCGATCGAAAAAGACCTGGCGATCATCGATGTCGGTCTCAAGACCGAAGGTCGCATTCCGCTAAAGGAATTCGGCGCTGCCGGCCGTGACGGCCTGATCAAGGTGGGCTCGATCGTCGAGGTCTATGTTGACCGCGTCGAGAATGCCGCCGGCGAGGCTGTGCTCAGCCGCGAGAAGGCCCGTCGTGAAGAGAGCTGGGTCAAGCTCGAAGTCATGTACAACAACAATGAGCGCGTTGAAGGCACCATCTTCAACCAGGTCAAGGGCGGTTTCACCGTCGACCTCGAAGGCGCCGTTGCGTTCCTGCCGCGTTCGCAGGTCGATATCCGCCCGATCCGCGATATCGCGCCGCTGATGAACGTGCCGCAGCCCTTCCAGATCCTCAAGATGGACAAGCGTCGCGGCAATATCGTGGTCTCTCGCCGGGCAATCCTGGAAGAGTCGCGCGCCGAACAGCGTTCGGAAATCGTGCAGCAGCTCGAAGAGGGCCAGGTTGTCGACGGCGTGGTCAAGAACATCACCGATTACGGTGCGTTCGTTGATCTCGGCGGCATTGACGGCCTGCTCCATGTCACCGACATCGCATGGCGTCGCGTGAACCATCCGTCGGAAGTGCTGACGATCGGCGAGACCATCAAGGTCCAGATCGTGCGCATCAACCACGAGAGCCACCGTATCAGCCTGGGCATGAAGCAGCTCCAGTCCGATCCATGGGAAGGCATCGAGGCCAAGTATCCGATCGAAGCCAAGTTCACCGGCCGCGTCACCAATATCACCGACTACGGTGCTTTTGTTGAGCTGGAGCCAGGCATTGAAGGCCTGATCCACGTGTCCGAGATGAGCTGGACCAAGAAGAACGTCCACCCCGGCAAGATCGTCTCGACCTCCCAGGAAGTCGAAGTCGTCGTGCTCGAGGTCGATCCCGACAAGCGTCGCATCTCGCTCGGTCTCAAGCAGACCCTGGCCAATCCATGGGAAAGCTTCGCCGAGAAGTTCCCCGTTGGCGCTGTCATCGAAGGCGAAGTCAAGAACAAGACCGAATTCGGCCTGTTCATTGGCCTCGACGGCGATGTCGACGGCATGGTCCACCTGTCCGATCTCGATTGGCAGAAGTCGGGCGAAATCGCTCTGGAAGACTACAACCGCGGTGACATGGTTTCGGCCAAGGTCCTCGATGTTGACGTCGAAAAGGAACGCATTTCGCTGGGCATCAAGCAGCTGTCGGCTGGCGAAGCTTCGGCTGCAACCGCTGACACCGCCGAGCCCGGTGGTATCCGCAAGAATGCCATCGTTACCGGCACCGTGACCGAGGTCAACGAAGGCGGCATCGAAGTGCGCATCGCTGACACCGACGTGACCGCGTTCATCCGCCGTGCGGATCTGAGCCGCGATCGCAACGACCAGCGTCCGGAGCGTTTCTCCAAGGGCGAAAAGGTCGACGCCCGCGTCACCCAGTACGATCGCAAGACCGGCCGCATCCAGCTCTCGATCAAGGCGCTCGAAATCGCCGAAGAAAAAGAAGCTGTCGCCAATTACGGTTCGTCCGCTTCGGGCGCATCTTTGGGCGACATCCTGGGCGCTGCGCTCAAGGATCGCGAAAAGGAATAG
- a CDS encoding GNAT family N-acetyltransferase — protein sequence MTHLMHWRPLTAPDLPVVEAIAAIVHPDFPEDAAVFAERLALYPDGARLFELDGVAAGYVLSHPWRHGTLPALNGLLGALLEHADTFYIHDLALLNKARGTGAAAMIVGEIQRHARAAGFASMSLVAVNGSLGFWHKHGFRAQRPSTLAPELVDKLAGYEVAARLMVKALV from the coding sequence ATGACACACCTGATGCACTGGCGGCCGCTGACCGCACCGGACCTGCCCGTGGTCGAAGCGATTGCCGCCATCGTGCATCCCGATTTTCCCGAGGACGCCGCCGTGTTTGCCGAACGGCTGGCGCTCTATCCCGATGGCGCGCGACTATTCGAGCTGGATGGGGTGGCGGCCGGCTATGTGCTGAGCCATCCGTGGCGCCATGGCACGCTGCCGGCGCTCAATGGCCTGCTGGGCGCCCTGCTCGAGCATGCCGACACGTTCTACATCCATGACCTGGCGCTGCTCAACAAGGCGCGCGGCACCGGGGCGGCGGCGATGATCGTGGGCGAGATCCAGCGCCATGCGCGGGCAGCGGGCTTTGCCAGCATGAGCCTGGTGGCCGTCAACGGCTCGCTGGGCTTCTGGCACAAGCACGGCTTTCGCGCGCAACGCCCCAGCACGCTGGCGCCCGAGCTGGTGGACAAGCTTGCCGGCTATGAAGTGGCGGCGCGGCTGATGGTCAAGGCGCTTGTGTAG
- a CDS encoding BrnA antitoxin family protein, producing the protein MELEWDERKPLTAEQIAELEALSKRPDSEIDLSDIPELTDAFFENAVQGLSYRRMHKQQTTLRLDMDILDWFKRHAKDGKGYQTDINKALRAYVLAQEKKAAKKAG; encoded by the coding sequence GTGGAATTAGAGTGGGACGAGCGCAAGCCTCTGACAGCAGAACAAATCGCTGAACTCGAGGCGCTGTCAAAGCGCCCGGACAGCGAGATCGATCTTTCCGACATTCCCGAACTGACCGACGCCTTCTTCGAGAATGCCGTGCAGGGGCTGAGCTATCGCCGCATGCACAAGCAGCAGACCACCTTGCGGCTCGACATGGATATCCTCGACTGGTTCAAGCGCCACGCCAAGGACGGCAAGGGCTACCAGACCGACATCAACAAGGCGCTGCGCGCCTACGTGCTGGCGCAGGAAAAGAAGGCGGCCAAAAAGGCCGGCTGA
- the sppA gene encoding signal peptide peptidase SppA, with protein sequence MTDQSPQDPHALIAAERFRTSRGRWRVLAFVALAVAVVVGVGRFALPDGATGAHVARLVVDGAIATDPGRLAAIAALVEDESVAAVIVAINSPGGTTAGGEELYEALGQLRAAKPVVAVIGELGASAAYMTAIASDRIFARRLSIVGSIGVLYQHINAGKLLDTIGVDLDKVASGPLKAEPDFDEPMTGAPRASIAALVDDSYQWFVDIVAERRGLSRGQTLALADGRIVTGRVGVDSGLIDAIGGELEALDWLKTEHGLADTIEVRTAWPQPQQGFDLLGTLLGGQARAMLGLPESPIPLDGLVSLWQVGSAS encoded by the coding sequence ATGACCGACCAAAGCCCACAAGATCCCCATGCCCTGATCGCCGCCGAACGCTTCCGCACCTCGCGCGGGCGCTGGCGCGTGCTGGCCTTCGTGGCGCTGGCCGTTGCCGTTGTCGTGGGCGTAGGGCGCTTTGCCCTGCCCGATGGCGCCACGGGCGCGCATGTGGCGCGGCTGGTGGTGGACGGGGCCATTGCCACCGATCCGGGCCGGCTGGCGGCCATAGCCGCGCTGGTCGAGGACGAGAGCGTGGCGGCGGTGATTGTGGCGATCAATTCGCCGGGCGGCACGACGGCGGGCGGCGAGGAACTCTATGAAGCGCTGGGCCAGTTGCGGGCGGCCAAGCCGGTCGTGGCGGTGATCGGCGAGCTGGGCGCCTCGGCGGCCTATATGACCGCCATTGCCAGCGACCGGATCTTTGCCCGGCGGCTGTCGATCGTGGGCTCGATCGGCGTGCTGTACCAGCATATCAATGCGGGCAAGCTGCTCGACACGATCGGGGTGGACCTCGACAAGGTCGCCTCCGGCCCGCTCAAGGCCGAGCCCGATTTCGACGAGCCGATGACCGGGGCGCCGCGCGCCTCGATCGCCGCGCTGGTCGATGACAGCTACCAGTGGTTTGTCGATATTGTCGCCGAACGACGCGGACTGAGCCGAGGCCAGACGCTGGCGCTGGCCGACGGGCGCATCGTCACCGGCCGGGTCGGGGTGGACAGCGGGCTGATCGACGCCATTGGCGGCGAGCTGGAGGCGCTGGACTGGCTCAAGACCGAACATGGCCTGGCCGACACTATCGAGGTCAGAACGGCCTGGCCGCAGCCCCAACAGGGCTTTGACCTGCTTGGCACGCTGCTGGGCGGGCAGGCGCGTGCCATGCTTGGCCTGCCCGAGAGCCCCATCCCGCTTGACGGGCTGGTTTCGCTTTGGCAGGTTGGCAGCGCCTCTTGA
- a CDS encoding integration host factor subunit beta, translated as MIKSELVEKLAAENPHLFQRDIENIVNAILDEIGDAMARGDRVELRGFGAFSVKNRPARIGRNPRTGEQVDVGEKYVPQFKAGKEIRERLNRS; from the coding sequence ATGATCAAGTCCGAACTCGTCGAGAAGCTTGCGGCGGAAAATCCTCATCTTTTCCAGCGCGATATCGAGAATATCGTCAATGCGATCCTTGACGAGATCGGCGACGCGATGGCGCGGGGCGACCGGGTTGAACTGCGCGGCTTTGGCGCCTTTTCGGTGAAGAACCGGCCGGCGCGCATCGGGCGCAATCCGCGCACGGGCGAACAGGTGGATGTCGGCGAAAAATATGTGCCGCAGTTCAAGGCGGGCAAGGAAATTCGCGAGCGGCTCAACCGCTCGTAA
- a CDS encoding lipopolysaccharide assembly protein LapA domain-containing protein, translating into MVNKIVGWVVLVPLCLGLVVFALANRHFVIVNINPFAPGDGTAAPGYGVPMFVVLYVVLLVGVLAGGIATWFAQAEHRRRERHWRREAQTLTGELERLRKSQRGPASSAADVDDVLELR; encoded by the coding sequence ATGGTCAATAAAATCGTCGGTTGGGTCGTGCTGGTGCCGCTGTGCCTGGGGCTGGTGGTGTTCGCGCTGGCAAACCGGCATTTCGTGATCGTCAATATCAACCCCTTCGCCCCCGGTGATGGCACGGCCGCGCCCGGCTACGGCGTGCCCATGTTCGTGGTGCTCTATGTGGTGCTGCTGGTGGGCGTACTGGCCGGCGGCATCGCCACCTGGTTCGCCCAGGCCGAGCACCGGCGGCGCGAACGGCACTGGCGCCGCGAGGCCCAGACCCTGACTGGCGAGCTGGAACGGCTGCGCAAGAGCCAGCGCGGGCCCGCCAGCAGCGCCGCCGACGTCGACGATGTTTTGGAGCTGCGCTGA
- a CDS encoding phosphoribosylanthranilate isomerase produces the protein MADPLIIKICGIKTPELLEATIAAGADMVGFVHFVRSPRHVSVEDIATLISQARGRIETCVLLVNPDNSCVAEVAALGPDWIQLHGPETPHRVAAIRAEAGVEIIKALPIGTAEDVAQIAGFLDVADRVLLDAKPPKGADRPGGLGDSFDWALLKALDPSIPFMLSGGLAPETVADAIKTVRPFGVDVSSGVESAPGVKDKRLIEAFIRNARAAV, from the coding sequence ATGGCCGACCCCCTGATTATCAAGATTTGCGGCATCAAGACGCCAGAGCTGCTGGAAGCCACCATTGCCGCCGGCGCCGACATGGTGGGCTTTGTTCACTTCGTGCGCTCGCCCCGCCATGTGTCGGTGGAGGATATCGCCACGCTGATCTCGCAGGCGCGCGGGCGCATCGAAACCTGCGTGCTGCTGGTCAATCCGGACAATAGCTGTGTCGCCGAAGTGGCGGCGCTGGGCCCCGACTGGATCCAGCTGCACGGGCCGGAGACGCCGCACCGGGTCGCGGCGATCCGCGCCGAGGCCGGGGTGGAAATCATCAAGGCGCTACCGATCGGCACGGCCGAGGACGTGGCCCAGATTGCCGGTTTTCTCGACGTGGCCGACCGAGTCCTGCTCGACGCCAAGCCGCCCAAGGGCGCCGATCGGCCGGGCGGATTGGGCGACAGCTTTGACTGGGCCCTGCTCAAGGCGCTTGACCCATCGATCCCCTTCATGCTTTCGGGTGGCCTGGCGCCCGAGACCGTCGCCGACGCCATCAAGACCGTGCGCCCCTTCGGGGTGGATGTATCTTCGGGGGTGGAGAGCGCGCCGGGGGTCAAGGACAAAAGGCTGATCGAGGCATTCATCCGAAACGCCCGCGCCGCCGTATAA
- the trpB gene encoding tryptophan synthase subunit beta: MFGGRFVAETLMPLILDLEAHYRAAQIDPAFKAELDDLSVHYAGRPSPLYYAERLTQHLGGAKVWFKREELNHTGSHKINNCLGQILLAKRMGKTRVIAETGAGQHGVATATVCAKFDLPCTIFMGATDVERQMPNVLRMKMLGAEVRPVTAGAGTLKDAMNEALRDWVTNVESTYYLIGTAAGPHPYPEMVRDFQSVIGSEIKSQFAEAEGKLPDAVVACVGGGSNAIGAFHAFLDDSEVKLYGAEAGGHGVDVENGHAASMTGGRPGVLHGNRTYLLQDADGQILEGHSISAGLDYPGVGPEHSFLHDSQRVTYAPITDTEALEAFQLCTRLEGIIPALESAHGLAQLMKVAPTMGKEQSIVLCLSGRGDKDVESVGKYLGLL, from the coding sequence ATGTTTGGCGGACGGTTCGTCGCCGAAACGCTGATGCCGCTGATCCTCGATCTCGAGGCGCATTACCGGGCAGCGCAGATCGACCCGGCCTTCAAGGCCGAGCTCGATGACCTGTCGGTGCATTATGCCGGCCGGCCGAGCCCGCTCTATTATGCCGAGCGGCTGACCCAGCATCTGGGCGGCGCCAAGGTGTGGTTCAAGCGCGAAGAGCTCAACCATACCGGCAGCCACAAGATCAACAATTGCCTCGGCCAGATCCTGCTGGCCAAGCGCATGGGCAAGACGCGGGTGATCGCCGAGACCGGCGCGGGCCAGCATGGCGTGGCCACCGCCACGGTCTGCGCCAAGTTCGACCTGCCCTGCACGATTTTCATGGGCGCCACCGATGTCGAGCGGCAGATGCCCAATGTGCTGCGCATGAAGATGCTGGGCGCCGAGGTGCGGCCGGTCACGGCCGGCGCCGGCACGCTCAAGGACGCCATGAACGAGGCGCTGCGCGACTGGGTGACCAATGTGGAGAGCACCTATTACCTGATCGGCACGGCGGCGGGCCCGCACCCCTATCCGGAAATGGTGCGCGACTTCCAGAGCGTGATCGGCAGCGAGATCAAGAGCCAGTTCGCCGAGGCCGAGGGCAAGCTGCCCGACGCCGTGGTGGCCTGTGTCGGCGGCGGCAGCAATGCCATCGGCGCCTTTCACGCCTTTCTCGATGACAGCGAGGTCAAGCTCTATGGCGCCGAAGCGGGCGGGCATGGTGTGGATGTCGAGAACGGCCACGCCGCCAGCATGACCGGCGGCCGTCCCGGCGTGCTGCATGGCAACCGCACCTATCTGCTGCAGGATGCCGACGGACAGATCCTCGAAGGTCATTCGATTTCAGCGGGGCTGGACTATCCCGGCGTCGGGCCGGAGCATTCGTTCCTGCATGACAGCCAGCGCGTGACCTATGCGCCGATCACCGATACCGAGGCGCTTGAAGCCTTCCAGCTGTGCACACGGCTCGAGGGTATCATTCCGGCGCTGGAAAGCGCGCATGGGCTGGCGCAGCTGATGAAGGTCGCGCCGACCATGGGCAAAGAGCAGTCGATCGTGCTGTGCCTGAGTGGCCGCGGCGACAAGGACGTCGAGAGCGTCGGCAAATATCTGGGGCTGCTGTAG
- the trpA gene encoding tryptophan synthase subunit alpha: protein MTTRIDRTFAALKAAGRPALVTYVMAGDPDLATSQAIMEALPQAGADIIEFGMPFSDPMADGVAIQLSGQRALAGGMTLRGVLDMVETFRRKDETTPIVLMGYYNPIYIFGVDAFVTTAKAAGVDGLIIVDLPPEEDDELCLPAMAAGLNFIRLTTPTTDDKRLPTVLKNSSGFVYYVSMTGVTGAAIKSRGAVGEAVDRIKSHTDLPVAVGFGIKTAEDAADIGKHADGIVVGSVLVDAVAQSLVDGKAGPTTVDAVRDLVASLAAGVKRARQ from the coding sequence ATGACCACCCGTATCGACAGAACATTTGCCGCCCTCAAGGCAGCAGGCCGGCCGGCACTGGTCACCTATGTGATGGCCGGCGATCCTGACCTGGCGACCAGCCAGGCGATCATGGAAGCCCTGCCGCAGGCGGGCGCCGACATCATCGAATTCGGCATGCCGTTTTCCGACCCGATGGCCGATGGCGTCGCCATTCAGCTCAGCGGTCAGCGGGCGCTGGCCGGCGGCATGACGCTGCGCGGCGTGCTGGACATGGTGGAGACTTTCCGCCGCAAGGACGAGACGACGCCCATCGTGCTGATGGGCTATTACAATCCAATCTATATCTTTGGCGTCGACGCCTTCGTGACGACTGCCAAGGCTGCCGGCGTCGACGGGCTGATCATTGTCGACCTGCCGCCCGAGGAAGATGACGAACTCTGCCTGCCGGCCATGGCGGCGGGGCTGAACTTTATCCGCCTCACCACGCCGACCACCGATGACAAGCGGCTGCCCACCGTGCTCAAGAACAGTTCGGGCTTTGTCTATTATGTATCGATGACCGGGGTGACCGGGGCGGCGATCAAGTCGCGCGGGGCGGTGGGCGAGGCGGTGGACCGCATCAAGAGCCATACCGACCTGCCCGTCGCCGTCGGCTTTGGCATCAAGACGGCCGAGGACGCCGCCGATATCGGCAAGCATGCCGATGGCATCGTGGTGGGCTCGGTGCTGGTGGATGCCGTGGCGCAATCGCTGGTCGACGGCAAGGCCGGCCCGACGACGGTGGACGCGGTGCGTGACCTGGTGGCCAGCCTGGCGGCCGGGGTCAAGCGCGCCCGGCAATAA